Sequence from the Stenotrophomonas sp. 364 genome:
CGGCACGTATGAATAAAATCCTATATACATACGAAGTGAATGTAAATAATCATACGTACCGTATGTAAGGAGCTGACCGGATGGCCCGCCGTACCCGTGCCGAGATGGAAGAAACCCGCGCCGCCCTTCTGGCCACGGCGCATGCGGTGTTCACCGCACAGGGCTATGCGGACGCCTCGATGGATGATCTGACCGCGCAGGCGGGGCTCACCCGTGGCGCGCTGTATCACCATTTCGGCGACAAGAAGGGATTGCTGCAGGCCCTGGTGGCGCAGCTGGACGCCGCCATGGATGCCCGGCTGCAGACGATATCGGCGACGGCCGCCGATCCCTGGGACGGGTTCCGCAGCCGCTGCCATGCCTATCTGCAGATGGCCCTGGAGCCGGACATCCAGCGCATCGTGCTGCGTGATGCGCGCGCGGTGCTGGGCGGGGCGTCACCGGAGGCGCAGCGCCATTGCGTCGCCTCGATGCAGGGCCTGATCGAGAACCTCATGCGCCTTGGCGTGGTAGCCGACGCCAACCCGCAGGCGCTGGCCTCGTTGATATACGGCAGCCTGGCCGAAGCGGCGTTCTGGATCGCCGAAGCGCCCGAGGCGACGGAGCGCCTGGGCCAGGCACAGGCCGCGCTGGATCTGCTGCTGCGCGGCCTGCTGGCCGCCCGATAACGGGCGGCGCTGGCAGGTCCGGTGGGTCGGGTAGGTCACGACCGTTGGTCGTGACGCCCCTTACGCGAAATCAAAGTTCATCACCGGCCCGGCAGGGCCGACGAAGTCGCCCTGCACGTAGTCCACGCCGGCACTGAACAACAGGCTCATCGAGTTGGCATCGGCGACGAACTCGGCGATGGTGCGGATGTTGGCCGACTGCGCGCGTGCGGTGATTTCGCTGATCTTCTCGCTGTGCTCGCGGGTACTGGCCACATCGCGGGTGAAGTCGCGGTCCAGTTTGAGGAACTGCGGCTGGAAGTGCGCCAGCAGCTGGAACGAATCCAGCCCCGAGCCGAACTGCTCCAGGCCGATCCGGCAGCCCAGCGGTGCCACCTCGGCCAGGAACTGCTGGGCATTGCGCAGGTGGGTGAATACCTTCGCTTCCGGCGCATGCAGCCACAGCCGTTCGCCCGGGACGCCCTGGGCCTGCAGCTCGCGGCGCAGCGTGGCCACCATCTGCGGATCGTTGAACGACTCCGGGGTGATCTTGACCATCATGTGGGTGGCATGGCCGGCGCGCGCGCGCTCGCCCAGCACGCCGATGGCGTGTGCCACCACCCAGCGGTTGATGTCGGCCAGCAGCCCATGTTCCTCGGCAATACCCAGGAACGCGGTAGGGCTGAGCAGTTCGCCGTTGTTGTCCAGGCGCAGGTAGGCCTCGTACAGCTCCAGCGGCTCGCCCTGCAGGCTCAGCACCGGCTGGTAGTGCAACTGGAAGCCGTCGCCGCCCAGCGCCTCGCGGATGCGGGTGACCCAGCGCTGGATGCGCTCTTCTTCCACCCGGTCGATGGCGGCCGGATCGAAGATGCGCGTGGTGTTGCCCAGTTCCGACGCAGCCTGCTGGCATTCGGTGGCGCGCGCCAGAACCTGGCCGATGCTGGCGATCTTCTCGCCCACCTGCACGCCGCCGATGCTGACGGTGACCGTGGCCGAGCGCTCGCCGATGCTGAACACCTGGCCGGCGAACGCATCACGGATCTGGTCGGCCAGGGCCACCGTCTGCGCGTAGGCGCCTTCGGTCAGGACCGCGAAGCTGTGCTCGCCAAAGCGGGCCACCTGGGCTGCATCGCCGACACTGGCGGCCAGCACCTGGCCGAGCGCACCGATCAGGGCGTCGGCCGAATCCAGCCCGATGTCCGGCAACAGGCGCGCGTAGTGGTCCGGCTCGATCAGCAGCAGGCCGAACTGGCCTTCGCTGCGGCCGGCCTGGGCCACCGCGTTTTCCACGTGCAGCATGAAGGTGGGGCGGTTGAGCAGGCCGGTGACCTGGTCGCGCTGGCGCAGGTCTTCGACCTCGCGGGCCAGTTCCGGGTCGAACTCCATGCGCCGCCGGCGGAACACCACCTGCAGGCAGGATTCGCCTTCGTAGCTGGCCTGGGTGAATTCCATCGTGGCCGGGAACACCGCGCCCTCCTGGTTGCGCGCATCCACCTGGTACTGCGGCGGCGGCGCCTCACCCTTGCTCATCGACTTGAGCAGCTGCTTGAAGCCGTCCACGTGCTGCGGGGCCACCATGTCCAGCAGCGAGATGCCTTCGACGTCGTCGAAG
This genomic interval carries:
- a CDS encoding EAL domain-containing protein; protein product: MQNTNDMTVRLLIVDDSGENAETIVSTLRNSGIAVRPARPQHAEELAQILGAQPIDLVLAAPAQSIPLLLVTQQIAASGKDIPMILLAESIDENEWVEAGANGIRAIALRNRPEHLLAVVRNEWTDLHARRGLRRIEAQMRETERRCDALISSSRDPIAYVHEGMHIRANEAYLEMFGYESFDDVEGISLLDMVAPQHVDGFKQLLKSMSKGEAPPPQYQVDARNQEGAVFPATMEFTQASYEGESCLQVVFRRRRMEFDPELAREVEDLRQRDQVTGLLNRPTFMLHVENAVAQAGRSEGQFGLLLIEPDHYARLLPDIGLDSADALIGALGQVLAASVGDAAQVARFGEHSFAVLTEGAYAQTVALADQIRDAFAGQVFSIGERSATVTVSIGGVQVGEKIASIGQVLARATECQQAASELGNTTRIFDPAAIDRVEEERIQRWVTRIREALGGDGFQLHYQPVLSLQGEPLELYEAYLRLDNNGELLSPTAFLGIAEEHGLLADINRWVVAHAIGVLGERARAGHATHMMVKITPESFNDPQMVATLRRELQAQGVPGERLWLHAPEAKVFTHLRNAQQFLAEVAPLGCRIGLEQFGSGLDSFQLLAHFQPQFLKLDRDFTRDVASTREHSEKISEITARAQSANIRTIAEFVADANSMSLLFSAGVDYVQGDFVGPAGPVMNFDFA
- a CDS encoding TetR family transcriptional regulator, with protein sequence MARRTRAEMEETRAALLATAHAVFTAQGYADASMDDLTAQAGLTRGALYHHFGDKKGLLQALVAQLDAAMDARLQTISATAADPWDGFRSRCHAYLQMALEPDIQRIVLRDARAVLGGASPEAQRHCVASMQGLIENLMRLGVVADANPQALASLIYGSLAEAAFWIAEAPEATERLGQAQAALDLLLRGLLAAR